In the Lagenorhynchus albirostris chromosome 16, mLagAlb1.1, whole genome shotgun sequence genome, ttaaaatatgtccacttCTCCCTTCAAAAGTTTAATTCTCTTTCCCTTGAGTAGAGGCTGTATTTAGTGACTAATTTCTAACAAATAGAAGTTatttgtaggacttccctggtggtgcagtggttaagaatccgcctgccaatgcagggaacacaggtttgatccctggtccgggaagatcctacattccgtagagcaactaagcctgtgcaccacaactactgagcctccactctagagcctgcaagccacaacagctgagcccatgtgccacaactactaaagcccgcgtgcctagagcccgcgctctgcaacaagagaagccacttcaatgagaagcctgtgcaccacaaccaagggtagcccctgctcgccacaactagagagagcccgcgtgcagcaagaaagacccaatgcggccaaaaataaataataaaataaaataaatacatttataaaaaaattatttgtaaaggaTGGAGTGTTACTTCTGAGGAAAGATCATAAAGATATGTCAGCTTTCAACTTGCTCTCTCTCTCAGATCACTGACTTCGGAGAAAGCTAGCTGACATGTCATGAAGACATTCAAACTTCCCTATGGACAGGCCCATATGGTGAGGAACCGATGCCTCTAACAAACAGCCACTAAATAAGCTTGGAAGTGGATACTCCAGCCCCACTCAAGCCTCTGGAAGACTGCAGCCCCAGTCAACATTTTGAGATGTTTCAGAAGGGATATCCTGAGTCAAAACCACCCACCTAAGTCATTCCCAAATTCCTAaatcacagaaactgtgagataccaagtttgttgttttcagccactaactttgaagataattttttacAAAGCAATAGATACACTGTTTCACAAAGTAGGTGAGAGTAAAGAAATGAGAGTAGTGATTGTTATTTAACTATAAAGTGTAATAGACGAGCACTGCCCAAGATCTAGAAGAAACAGATTCTGCTCTCAGAAAGCTGAGTCTGATAATACGTAGCTGACTTTTTAaactaaacctacctaagcatGATGTGATGTTATTACTTGAAATAGAACACATATAtttaatgagaaagagaaaaatatgttcgTCAAAATATCCTAAGAAGAATGGATTCCTAGCCTCCTTCCCTATGATGACATCTGGATGGGCTGCAAAACTGGGGAAACTTAAGTCATCAAGTACACTTACTTCTTCATGATCTGGATTTCATGGCACCACCGTTCTCTGTTTTTGGTGCTTAGCTCCAAGCGACAAGACTTAATTGCTATTTTGAGATCAAGTTCCTGCCAAAATAGAAAGtcaacagaaaattataaattaggTTCTTGTGCAGATTTACTTGCTAAGAAAGAAATGCCAACCTGGGGAAACAAAACTCTTTAGCTTTACTAATTAAACATATTTATCTACAGTTCTCTTGAGCCAATGCTTTTGCCAGGTAAACCATGAGACTATTAAACTAATGCTTTAAAACTGACCTTCAAACACACCAAAGCACACAAGCAAAAAGTCACTGAGGCTGATCCTATAACAGATCTCTTCAGAACACTGTCTCATGTATACTGCTAGAATAATACAAAGGCCCTGTCTCCCCAGTaaactctttttgaatttagtCAAGACAGCTAACAAGGGCCCCAGGCTCCAGCATAACTAGAATGAGGAGAATAACGCAGGGCTCCCAAGCTCAACAGCAAGAAATAGTTTTAATATGACcaaacctagggcttccctggtggcgcagtggttaagagtcctcctggggcttccctggtgacacagtggttgggagtccgcctgccgatgcaggggacacgggttcgtgccccggtccgggaagatcccacatgccgcggagcggctaggcccgtgagccatggccactaagcctgcgcgtccggagcctgtgctctgcaatgggagaggccacaacagtgagaggcccacgtatcggagtccgcctgccaatgcaggggacgcgggttcaagccctggtccaggaacatcccacatgccacagagcaactaagcccgtgctccacaactactaagcctgcactctaaagcccgcaagccacaactgccaagcccacgtgccacaactactgaagcctgcgcgcctagagcccatgctctgcaacaagagaatgagaagcccccgcaccgcaaggaagaggagcccccgctcgccgcaactagagaaagccggcacacagcaacaaagacccaacacagccaaagataaaaataaatttatttttaaaaaaatgaccaaacCTAatacaaaaaaactccaaaattaGTTCCTAATCTTTGCATtccaaatgacattaaaaaatctTAACAATGATTGTATATTTCGATATCTATAAAATGAACCTAACAGCTCTTGCCTCTATGACTAGTAATTCAGCCAATTCTAACTGAAATCAAACCCAACCTGATGCACATTACAGGAAGTAGCCAGACCTCAATCACATTCTGGCAACAGTAATAATGCAGCCCAGGAACAGGAAGCAAGACAGCTTGTATGGGATGGTCTGAAATGGGAGATAGCTAGAGATAAGACAGCTGatgtatatagagagagagtAAGAAACTAGGACAGACTACAATCCAACCTAACCactatcctccctccctccaacctttTGTTTTGCGTAGGTACCCGGTTGTTGCTAGGTCCCATGTAAGCTTTTACTACCAGGGAGTCAATCTAACCATGAAAAACATTAAGTCCTAAATGATCATATATGAATAAGGCAGGAAGCTATCTATTTCGAAAAGATCCCACCCTATAGGATCCTTCAACTTCTCAGTTTATATTTCACCTACTCTGTGAAGGCCTTCTTCACTCTACCTTTTCATAAAGAACGTTCTATGGAAAGTTTATGGATGtccagcaaaacaaaaaaaagaagagttctgtgtttaaaaaaaaaaaagaaggtaatattcgggagatggatggtggtgatggctgcacaaaatgtgaaggtacttaatgccacagaactgtacacctaaaaatggttaaaatggcaaatattatgtatatttaaccacaaaaaaaaattggaaaatactaAGTTAGTTTCTTTACTATAGGACTTCACAGAGcttttaatatgctaatgtgGGTTATGACtctccaaatgaataaatattatatgCAGCATTTATACAACGTATTGATCACTGTGTCCTTTTTTCAAAGCATTTCACAAGGTTAGTTTTTCCAAACACGTTTTGAGATGTGCCACCCTATTCCCTAGGAAGAGTTCTTTGGTTATTTTGCCATGCTTCCACATCACTTTACCAATACCTTCACTATATAGGGTACCAAATTGTACCTAAAGTGTCTACTTTTCCCACTAGGCTTGAAATTTCCTTGAGGGTAGAAAATACTGTTTTTGTTGATTCTGGTACcatcagcacccagcacagtaaTTAGCTAAATAAACCATCTCACATCCTTTTCCCTTTCTCGTTGTGATTTAAGAAGCATAGGTGAAATATTGAGACGTGGCTTCCACCAAAACACAAGGATCTTGAAAGCTGTAAACTCAAAGCTGTAAGTGAAAAGGTAATGATGCTGTTTCCAAGTCTTATGACAGAGGATTTCTTCTCTTCTCACTACAGACTCAGTTGTCAAACATCCCAGTTCTGGGGAAGGGTCACTGTGGACATCTGGAAAGTTCCTGAGAGATTTCTAAGATTCTAGAGGAACCCAAATCTCTTCCATTTAAAAAGTGATGaattccatagagacagaaagtagaatggtggttgccagaggttggggggaggaggaaatgggggcAGAGGGGTGTGTTATTATTGtttaaagggtacaaagtttcaatttgggaagatgaaaatgttctggaaatggatggtgatgactgttgcacaacaatgtaaacgTACGATGCTacggaactgtacacttaaaaatggttaaaatggtaaattttatgttatatattatactttaccacaattttttaaaaaaattgatgtatTCATCCATCCCCAGCCAGGGACCAAGCAAAGCAGTCACATAAGCATGCTAGCATGCATACTTCTTTTTCTTATGACCAGACTGAGGGGCAGGTTTAGATAGCAAGACCACAGTCAATATTCTGCTGGAAGTATTCGGCTCCCTCTCTTTACTTTTTGAGTGCCTTATGTCTGATGgtgaaaattattaaatttactaCTTGTCTGGCTGTCAAAGTACTTAATGCCTTAGTCCTTCACCTTCCTTTCTCCCTGTCTCCGAGATTCCCTCCTATGCTCTATCTAGAAACCTGCTTCACAAAATGTCCTCAGTTATATCAGTGACATTTGTCATTGCAACTGCCACACAAACAAGCCTATTCCTCCCAGGTAGATTCCCATCTACCCTACCTCCCACCCTATATGGTGGGCTCTCTACTCACACCCATATTTCTTAGGACAGCAAATCATGCTTTCTCCTCTTCAACCCACTTCTTAATTCATAGGCCCATGCAAGCATTTTAGTAATACCTTAACTGTTCATCTTCTCCCATCTGTTTTTCCACACAGATTTATCTTTTACAAAAAATCTTTGAGAACACCACTTTTACCttgacatttccttttttaatgtcaattaatgatgatgaagatgatgacaaTAGCAACaacacagcagcagcaggagctaACATCTGAGGGCTTACCATGGGCCAGGTACTCTGTTTAGCTTTAGACACATCATTACCTTATTTAACTCTCAAACAGACCCATGATGTACATAcattattataaacatttcatACATGACAAAACAAAAGCTATACTGCAGGGATTATTATTCCAGGGTCTATAAACCTAACAGGTCTGTGAATGTCCTTCAAAAGAGCATGGACCCCCTCAAACGGCAATGCATAAAGTTGTGTGGGTGTGCATCTGTGCATTTGTCTGGGGAAAGGGTTCATAACTTTTATTGGTGTATCAAAAGACTGGCTCAAACATGACTGTTAGCTGCTGCTACAATGGTTAAACATTTTCAGTTAAATCAAAGCACAACTCCCAAGTCTGATGTTGACTGTCTTCCACCTGCTAGAGCACCTCACCCTCAATCTATCTCCTTCCCTTGTGAAGCCATGATCATTTTTACCAGCTGATCCTCATTTGTTCATTACCTAGAACGCGTCCCCAATTCCGAAGCCTACCCAATGCGTCCAAAAGCTTAACTGTGGACACACCATGACACCGTCCTTACCTACTCCAAACACTACAGACATCACAGGCCTCCAAgtacacacatgaacacacattCCAACAGGCAGGCCCATCTTCTCTCCCACTTATGCTCATAACACACACTCTGATGTGCGTCTGCCTTACACACCCTGACCCTGCATTCAGAGGGACACACACGAACCCGTCACGCCCAGTAAACACTTTTCACATTTTGACAGTCGTAACAAAAGTTCCCCATAATAGCTCTACCTCACACACACTGACCAGGACCTCTGGTACAACCTCGGACTCACACACCAGGTTCACAAACACAACTTGTGcgctctctctcttacacacacacagacacacacatacacgctcaCTGGCCCACAATACTGCCCAAGGTCTCACCACCAATCTCTCACATACTGACAGTCACTGTGTTCCACAGGCGCCCTGACGAACACCCACCGCCGCTCCCTCGCGCGCCCCGCCTCACCCGATGTTGGTACAGGGAAACATTCCCGAAGCCGCCGGTGCCCAGCCGCTCCCGCATCTCCCAGGGCCCGCCCGCGCCCGGCCGCAGCCCCGGGGGCCGCTCCATGGGGCGGGAGGGCTAGAGTCCTCAGGTCCCGCCACTGTTCCGAGGCCGGTTCCGGGCTGCCGAGGCTCGCGGGTCCCTCTTCTCGCGAGAGGATGCGTCACTTCCGGTAACTACGGCAGGAGAATAACCCCGCCCCAACTTCTCCCGGGGGCCGCAGGGGCCCGCCGGAGCCCAGCCGGGGAAATGGTGGTGAGAGGACGCGAGCGTTTTCAATCCATTCTAAGTGCCCCGGGAATTTTCGTGACTGAGAGAACCCATATGTGTTTTTCCAGTCTTCAAAAATATAAGATCCCTCCAAACCCTTCATTCCCTTTAAATCAGTTTCCAAACCAGTCTTTCCCGTATTCGTCTTTTTTAAACGTCACGTCGTCTCCACCCCTGTCTACACTTCACGTTTCTTCAGACCTCTGCCATCTATCCTCCAGCTTCACCACCCGCTGAGGTGGCACTGGCAAAGGCCACCAAGGATTTGAATATTGCGAAATCCGTAGAACTAGAAAGAATTCTGCACTAACAGGCCCACTGATGCATTAGGCTtcatagttctttttcttctcttaaatgaTTAATCATCTTCCATTGACAGGTCAGCTCTTCTTTTGCTTGACTTCCTATACACCTGTTCCAGGATCTCCCCTATAACCCCAAACAACTCAAGGATGTGACGCTGTTCCGGAGTAAAGAATGCTCCTCCTGACTTCGGGAGCTTTTCCCTAAACGCCCTCACTGAGCTTGTTGTCAGGCATACCCCCAGTTGTGGGTTTGCCAGCTCGGTAGTTCCTCATTGTGGGGATTGTTTCCCATGAGCAATGCAGGGCTGCAGGGGCAAGCTTCCGAATGCTATTGGTGCAACAAGAAGTGTTTGAGTGGCAGATTGCCTTAGAATAGGGGAACCAGCTCCCCGTTTTCACTTTGAGTTCGTTGTATGCTTCACGGAACTTGGGGATCTCATCAATCACTCCAAGATATAACATCAGCATGGAATTAAATTCTCTAAAGAAATGTGTCAGCTGTATTAAGTGTGGTCATTTGAACCTCACTTGAGATTATGTGCACTTGAACCATCATTTGCGCAGCCCGGCCTATAAGCTACATAGAATTCCAGCTAACACCTTGTGACACATGACTGTGCCACAACAGATGTAGCATGTTGAGACTTCTCAAGGTGGATACAGCATGTGCACCAGAGCAGTGCTACTGGCTGCTTTGAAAGCACTGAATAGGCTTTGGCAGAGCAATGTCTGTTGTCACCAGAATCTCTGAATATTGCAATGAGAATGTTGAACACTGTATGATACAAAACGAGCCGTGTTGTAGTTGTTCATCAGTAACCTGTGTGTGGAATCAGAGATTCTGGTTTCCCATATGTACTTGCTAGCCATGGAGCTGGAGCATCAGACTTGGAAGTGGCAAATAGTACCTCCAAAAACATGTCCCTTAGAGCTGGGCAGACTGCACAGATGATTGTGGCAGCTTGTTTTAATAGTATGAAGCCCTCACTTGCTAGGTGTACAGCATCTAGCTCTGGAGTGTATCTGATTTCCACAGGTGGGGCCAAAATCCCATAATTCTCACTTGGAAGAGCTGCGAAGGGATGCTGAGGACCTGAAGACCCTGAAGCGGCCATCTTCGCAGGAACTGGGTTGTTTCCCATAGTTCACTTTTTGAggtttttctgaattaaaaaaaatcctggcaGGTTAACTTCAGGCTCCGTAATCTTCAAGTTTGCcagtttgttttcttcatgtaaaaaatggaggtaataatacctacctcatagatattttgtgaggattaagtaaaacAGTGTCTGGGCCATAAATGTCCAGTATATAGgagcaattatttttcttttggcttccaagATCTGGCATTCTCCTGtgatcactctctctctctctctctgctctttctCCATGTACTTATTGGATCACTCTATTTCCGAGCACTCCTTAAATATTGACATTTCTCAGGTAGTCATCTTCAGCTTAGGACTGTATTCACCCTACTTCCATCCATTCTCATAATTTCACCTATGGCCTATACCCTGATGAGCCCCAAAACCCTATCACCAAACCAGATCTCCATGAATTAGTAACTATCAAACAGCAACTAAAACTCAGTATCTAAAGGAGAACtcgtcttctttttaaaaatctgccccTCCTCTTCCCAATTAGACCGTAAATTCTGGACAACAGGGATCATGCTGGGACATGGCTATACTCCTGGAGCCtgaaaaatgcctggcacataggagttAAGTATTTGCTGAAGGACTGAATGAGCTCTTCTATATCAGTAAGATGACTGCTATAAGAGAAAAATGGCAAAGGCCTTCTCCATCCTGGGTTGTTCAGTGAGAAGCCACCTGTGAGATCCTGGGATAACACCTGGGCCTAAAGCCCTGGCCCCTCctactatacacacacactactTCATTTCAATGGTTATAGGTAACATGAACGCAAGACATTTCCCAACCATGAAAAAGCATTTGGATTTTATAtgatagtttaaatatttttgaaaatgttaataaaaacaagCTGTACTTGGAGTTTGATGACAGACATGCTTTTAACATAAGATCTTCATCCTAGAATGtgactttttctaaaaaatattcaatCTTAGGCCTCTTGCTGCAGGCAGCTTCCATGGGAATACACAAAAAAGAGGCAGGGAAACAGTCCCCGTGGGAGACTGTTGTTTCTCAAAAAACAGGCTGCCATTACATCCTGTGAAGTTCATAAAGTGCTTTTCCCTTTGCTCAGTCATCCAGAGTGAAGTCAAAGGGCTCAAAGTCTTTCCGGAAGTGACGAGCCAgggtctcctcctcttccttgctGATCTGACACTGCCTCCAGTCAGACTTGTCAGGAATATTAAGGATAGCTTCACTAGCCAGGACCTCCCTGcagaaaaagcacaaagaagtCAAAACGGACAGTATCAGTCCAAAACCCACTCTTCCTTCGATTCCTCTCCAGCCAGAGAGCTCCACTCAGCATCACCCAAAGAAGGTATGCAAATTTCTCTGACTTAAATCAtaccattttctctgccctgagAGCCATCTCTGCCATTCTATCTATCAAAGTCATGCCTGTTATAAGTGACCCGCTCAGGTCTTAGCTCTTCTAGCCCCTCAAATTCCATTTACTTCTCTGAACAACTTGGAACTACATTACTGGTACCTAGAGAAGCAACATGGCACAGTAGAAAGAGGGCAGCCCCTGATATCAGAAATATCAGGGACTGGATTCCattcctagctctgccacttgctatcTGTGACTTGAACAGATTACTTCATCACTGTGCCTTGATTTCCTTGCCTATGAAATGCAAAATAAGGGTTTTCTGATGTATGGAGACAACATAATCAAAGCACCAAACTAGCTGTAATTACATCCTGCCTTAAACTCTAGTTCTGTCATCTCGGGCCATTAGTGTGCTGAGGTGAAAAGTCAGGCACCTAGTATCATATCCCACTCTGactttctgcctctctttctaGTGCACTCAGGGCTACGTAGGCACAACAGCACAGGCTCAATGTCAACAAAACCACCACATACACAAGCTACCTTCTAAATGCCACTGCTTTATACTTTTACTTATTTTGATATATTAGAAATAACTCCTTTGCAGCCAATTAAGCTGACTGTGCTCTTTTCCCCATGGGGCCCCAGTGTGCAATGACTGCAAACAGCAGCCTTCTTCGTAGTGTATGCAGCCTGTTGCCTCTATGGGTTGCCCTAAGGGACCCTGGAGACAGCCCTTTCCAGTGGACATTCATGACTGGCATGCTGTCCCTGATCTAGGCTCCAGACAGGTATGCACGGTGCCTTGGGAAAGCCCCAGGGCACAGTGGCCAGGGTCCACATTGGCCAAGTCATAATGTCCATCCACAACTGTTCCTGCAGAACAAGAAACATGTGATTGAGGCCCTCCACGGGGCGAAGTTCAAGTTCCCTGGCTGCCAGAAGATCCATGTCTCCAAGAAGTGGTGCTTTATTTTAACTAAGTTTAAATGAATCTGAAAACATGGTGGCAGAAAAGCAGTTTATCCTGGATGGCTGTGGGGTCAAATATATCCCTAATCGTGGCCCCTGGACACATGATGGGCCCTGCACTCGCGAGAGCCTTGGCACCGTCCCCTCCTTACTCGTGCTTTTCACACTCTGCATTGCATTACTGTCATATATGTAAACATCTGACTTGCCCTAAGACTATTGGTTCCTTGGGGCAAGGACTGTTCCTTGTTTGGCTTTTTACTCAACTGGCCATGCAGCCCACTACTTCGTTCAGAGTAGGTCTagtgaaaatacatttaaaataagaaaaatgtacaaaccttccaaactgcaaaggaaaattctttttaattctgtGGAAAAGTTTCTCTCCTGTGTCAAGTTCAACATAAAAATATGCTGCTCCTGGCTGTGCAATCTAAAGTAAACAGAGTTATATGAGGACATGCAATAGTGCTTTAAAAGTCAAAAATCCCAGCCCATCTCTTTAAAGCTTTAATTTGGCAGAGAATTCAGCTTAGAAGCACAAGAAAAAGGATGTGAGCAGATATAAATCCCAAGCCACTTAGTGGAACTAGAGTTTAAAAAGCCAAACTGGCAGATATTACAAAGATCCTCCCAGTAGCACCTACCTTCCTAAGTTCCTGCCTTAGGAAATTTCTAATTTCTTGCTCTTCCCAGGAAAGCATTAAGGCACTGATGTAATACCATCTTCATCTCTAGTCTAATCAATACCCCATGCTCTAGTACCAAATTGTCACCTgcccatttaacattttttaaacacctttgAGTACCTCAGGCTCAACATGTCAGAAACCAGGTCTTTACTTCTCCTGGAATATGACCTTCCCCTCCTGTTTTACCTGCTTGATGTCTGAGTGCTCTGGGATTTCCAACAGCTCTATTTGTTGCTCCTGTGCCTGAGTAATGAAGGCATCTTTAATGTCATCAGTAGTGCAGCGGCTGAGGGGCACAGGAATGacctggggcgggggggaggagcAGGAGAAATTCTTCATGCAGGTCTCAGAGAGCTCATGCCTCCGGCACAGTCCCTGAGACGTAGCAAATCCATCACAGGGGTGGAGAAACACCCCTCAGCAGAGATTCTCCTCAGGCCAGACAGGTCTATGTCAGCCTGTCTGTAAGGACTTAAACTTATGAGCTTGTCTGCCACATGTGGGAGCCCATCTCTGATGTGGGAAAGGCTAGAAAGAGATCTCTTTGTCATTAAGCCTTTGCCAGCTCCTATATAATATATGTGGCAGAGTCAGGCCCATTTGAAAACTTAACAAATGTGCCAGAAAGAAAACCACCACAACGACAATCAAATTATCCATAAGTCTCTGAATTTCTGAGCTGCTAGCCCCAGGCAGGATCTGAGACTATTTCCTACCTCTGAGCTGCTACTCATGCTGAGCTTCACACAAAATACCCACTCTCTTCCAAACTCTATCAAGGCCCACACCTTTCTTGGAACCTTCCTCGACTACCCATTCCTTTTCTCAACAGGGCACTTACTATCTGTGCTATTCACTTGTACTGCCATGCACTACCCTGTGAATCCCTGTAAAACCTCTGGACTTATCACTAGAAACTCTTTAAccttttaaatgaatattatttaaatattaatatgaaaattcatattacatattttaaatatgaaatcaaCTATTTAAATACCTAACCTTATATTAGAATCaaatacttaaatattaattaaaattaacattatttgttgatgggcacttgggttgtatccatgtcttggctattgcagatagtgctgctatgaacactggcacacatgtatcttttcgaattagagttttcatctttacTGGTTATATGTCCAGCAGAGGGAGTGCTGGATCAtagatagctctatttttagttttttgaggaacctccatactgttttccatagcagctgcaccaatttacacaacaacccaagtgcccatcaacagatgactggcttaagaagatatgttttatatatatatatatatatatacaatggaatattactcagctataaaaaataatgaactattgccatttacaacaacacagatagatgaacctagagaatatcacacttagtgaagtcagacaaagaaagacaaatattatatgacatcactgatatgtagaatctgaaaaaaaaatacaaatgactctatatactaaacagaaacagactcacagacatagaaaacaaacttatggttaccaaaggggaaagggaggggaggaaggataaattaggagtatgaaattaacagatacaaactactatacataaaatagaaaaacaacaaggatttactatgtagcacagggaattatattcaatatcttgtagtaacctataatggaaaataatcttaaaaaaaatatatatatatatatatatatatatatatgtaaaactgaatcactttgccatatgcctgaaactaacacaatattgtaaatcaactatacttcaaaaaaattaacattatttaaatatttatcaatatcCAGGTCCCCATACAGCCCTTCCAAGTTCTTGGGCAGAGACCACCTACCTGTAGCTGGAGGTGATGGCTCTTATAATTTCTCTCAAATAGAATACATCGTTTGCCTTGACTCTTAAAGAAGCGCCTCAATGTAGCCTTATACTGCTCAACCTCTTCCACCACCTCTGCTGAAAGCTCCACCACTGACTGGTAGTGTCCAATGGGCAGGATGAGGACATGGTCATCAGATAAGCCTCCTTTGGCCAGGGCAAGATAGCACTGAAGAGGAAGCACACAGAAGTGAGACATCAATACTGCATGTGTGATTCTTCAGGGAGAAAAGCCTCTACACAGCGTGAGCCCAAGGGTGTGGGAAAAGTGCTCAAGAGGCTCTCAGTAGAAATTCTCctcttaaaaaaatctaattttagagGTTATAACAACAATGTTGTCAAGCACCTGCTGAAGAATGAGATTAGATgcaacaaatttctttttttctggctgcacggcttgtgggatcttagttccctgaccagggattgaacccgcaccctcaccagtgaaagtgtggagtcctaaccactggaccgccagggagttcccagatGCAACAAATTTCCATGCAACTATCAAATGAACTGGGAGCCAATGAGCAGCACGCAGACCGGCTTTTGGCTACAAACACACCAGAGCTGAAGGAGACTGGAACAGACGGTTGGTTTTTCCTCCCAGGCTCTgaactggaaaacaatttttcagtTTATTATCACCCCCAGCCAAAGAAAGATACCACTTCTGACTTCAAATGAACCACTTTCCTTACAGTGACACCCAACCTCACCCCCTAAATACACCTCTTAGGCTCATGAAAAAGGCAAAG is a window encoding:
- the CWF19L1 gene encoding CWF19-like protein 1 isoform X2, encoding MAQGEVDTKKCGSDLISSLATGLKPRYHFAALEKTYYERLPYRNHIILQENAQHATRFIALANVGNPEKKKYLYAFSIVPMKLMDVAELVKQPPDVTENPYRKFVKQASIGKQIPAPEEDSACQFFFDLNEKQGRKRSSTGRDSKSSPHPKQPRKLPQPPGPCWFCLASPEVEKHLVVSIGTHCYLALAKGGLSDDHVLILPIGHYQSVVELSAEVVEEVEQYKATLRRFFKSQGKRCILFERNYKSHHLQLQVIPVPLSRCTTDDIKDAFITQAQEQQIELLEIPEHSDIKQIAQPGAAYFYVELDTGEKLFHRIKKNFPLQFGREVLASEAILNIPDKSDWRQCQISKEEEETLARHFRKDFEPFDFTLDD